Proteins found in one Streptomyces sp. NBC_00461 genomic segment:
- a CDS encoding 4-hydroxy-3-methylbut-2-enyl diphosphate reductase: MVRMTASPGRRVLLAAPRGYCAGVDRAVIAVEKALEQYGAPIYVRHEIVHNKYVVQTLEKKGAIFVERTEEVPEGNIVMFSAHGVAPVVHEEAARGKLATIDATCPLVTKVHKEAVRFAGEDYDILLIGHEGHEEVIGTSGEAPEHIQLVDGPEDVAKVEVRDPSKVVWLSQTTLSVDETMETVDALQEKFPQLISPPSDDICYATQNRQLAVKQMGAEAELVIVVGSRNSSNSKRLVEVAKLAGSREAYLVDFADEIDEAWLEGVSTVGVTSGASVPEILVEQVLEWLGQRGFEDVEIVKAAEESITFSLPKELRRDLRDEAAALIAERTGTSHE; the protein is encoded by the coding sequence ATGGTTCGCATGACTGCTTCGCCTGGCCGCCGTGTCCTGCTCGCCGCTCCCCGTGGCTACTGCGCGGGTGTGGACCGCGCCGTGATCGCCGTCGAGAAAGCCCTGGAGCAGTACGGGGCTCCGATCTACGTCCGGCACGAGATCGTGCACAACAAGTACGTCGTGCAGACCCTGGAGAAGAAGGGCGCCATCTTCGTCGAGCGGACGGAGGAGGTCCCCGAGGGGAACATCGTCATGTTCTCCGCGCACGGAGTCGCTCCCGTCGTCCACGAGGAGGCCGCACGGGGCAAGCTCGCCACCATCGACGCGACCTGCCCGCTCGTCACCAAGGTCCACAAGGAAGCCGTCCGCTTCGCGGGCGAGGACTACGACATCCTCCTGATCGGGCACGAGGGCCACGAGGAGGTCATCGGCACCTCCGGCGAGGCCCCCGAGCACATCCAGCTCGTCGACGGCCCCGAGGACGTCGCCAAGGTGGAGGTCCGCGACCCCTCCAAGGTCGTGTGGCTGTCCCAGACCACCCTCTCCGTCGACGAGACGATGGAGACCGTCGACGCGCTGCAGGAGAAGTTCCCGCAGCTGATCTCGCCGCCCAGCGACGACATCTGCTACGCCACGCAGAACCGCCAGCTCGCGGTGAAGCAGATGGGCGCCGAGGCGGAGCTCGTGATCGTCGTCGGCTCCCGCAACTCCTCGAACTCCAAGCGCCTGGTCGAGGTCGCCAAGCTCGCCGGTTCCCGCGAGGCCTACCTCGTGGACTTCGCCGACGAGATCGACGAGGCCTGGCTGGAGGGCGTGTCCACGGTCGGCGTCACCTCCGGCGCCTCCGTCCCCGAGATCCTGGTCGAGCAGGTCCTGGAGTGGCTCGGGCAGCGCGGCTTCGAGGACGTGGAGATCGTCAAGGCGGCCGAGGAGTCCATCACGTTCTCGCTGCCCAAGGAGCTGCGCCGCGATCTGCGCGACGAGGCCGCGGCCCTGATCGCGGAGCGAACGGGTACCTCGCACGAGTGA
- the ychF gene encoding redox-regulated ATPase YchF, with translation MSLTIGIVGLPNVGKSTLFNALTKNDVLAANYPFATIEPNVGVVGVPDARLTKLAEIFSSQRVLPATVDFVDIAGIVKGASEGEGLGNKFLANIRESDAICQVIRAFKDENVVHVDGKVSPKDDIETINTELILADLQTIEKVLPRLQKESRIKKDIGPKVKAVEEAKEILERGDTLFSQGIVQGSGNEELLHDLHLLTTKPFLYVFNVDEDELVDDDFKNEQRALVAPAEAIFLNAKLEADLAELDEEDALELLESVGAEEPGLATLAHVGFNTLGLQTYLTAGPKESRAWTIKKGATAPEAAGVIHTDFQKGFIKAEVISFADLVETGSVAEARAKGKARMEGKDYVMQDGDVVEFRFNV, from the coding sequence GTGTCGCTCACGATCGGAATCGTCGGTCTGCCGAATGTCGGCAAATCGACCCTGTTCAACGCCCTGACCAAGAACGACGTGCTCGCGGCCAACTACCCGTTCGCCACGATCGAGCCCAATGTGGGCGTGGTCGGCGTCCCCGACGCCCGGCTGACGAAACTGGCCGAAATCTTCTCCTCCCAGCGGGTCCTCCCGGCGACCGTCGACTTCGTCGACATCGCGGGCATCGTGAAGGGCGCGTCCGAGGGCGAGGGCCTGGGCAACAAATTCCTTGCGAACATCCGTGAGTCCGACGCGATCTGCCAGGTCATCCGCGCGTTCAAGGACGAGAACGTCGTGCACGTCGACGGCAAGGTCTCGCCGAAGGACGACATCGAGACGATCAACACCGAGCTGATCCTCGCCGATCTCCAGACCATCGAGAAGGTTCTGCCGCGACTGCAGAAGGAGTCGCGGATCAAGAAGGACATCGGGCCCAAGGTCAAGGCCGTCGAGGAGGCCAAGGAGATCCTGGAGCGCGGTGACACCCTCTTCTCGCAGGGCATCGTCCAGGGCTCCGGCAACGAGGAACTCCTCCACGACCTGCACCTCCTGACGACCAAGCCCTTCCTCTACGTCTTCAACGTCGACGAGGACGAACTGGTCGACGACGACTTCAAGAACGAGCAGCGCGCCCTGGTCGCCCCCGCCGAGGCGATCTTCCTCAACGCCAAGCTCGAGGCGGACCTCGCCGAGCTCGACGAGGAGGACGCCCTGGAGCTCCTGGAGTCCGTCGGCGCCGAGGAGCCCGGCCTCGCCACCCTCGCGCACGTGGGCTTCAACACCCTCGGCCTGCAGACCTACCTCACCGCCGGCCCCAAGGAATCCCGCGCCTGGACGATCAAGAAGGGCGCCACCGCCCCCGAGGCCGCCGGTGTCATCCACACCGACTTCCAGAAGGGCTTCATCAAGGCGGAGGTCATCTCCTTCGCCGACCTGGTGGAGACGGGTTCGGTCGCCGAGGCCCGCGCCAAGGGCAAGGCGCGGATGGAAGGCAAGGACTATGTGATGCAGGACGGGGACGTGGTGGAGTTCCGCTTCAACGTGTAG
- a CDS encoding LysR family transcriptional regulator gives MAMTTDVHVRDLRYFVTVAEELHFTRAAERLYVSQPALSKQIRALERQLGVELLRRDRQGVELSEAGAALLPHARRVLDAWARGAAVVEEARAVQRSTLMVGMSTSPGRGGLLPAIRSRFTAAHPDTTVRLRQASWADPTAGLADGDTDVAFVWLPLPDQDRYAWAVVAEEPRLVALPEAHPLAPRTEIDFTDLADEPFLALPKSAGPLRDYWLALDERAGRPPRVGAEIASTEETYEALVAGLGVCLVAAGNVPLITLGGVVTRPVRGVTPSRYVLAWRREDRRPLVRGYVEACRRVTEREREHEA, from the coding sequence ATGGCTATGACGACGGACGTTCATGTGCGGGACCTGCGGTACTTCGTCACGGTCGCCGAGGAACTGCACTTCACGCGCGCGGCCGAGCGGCTGTACGTCTCGCAGCCCGCGCTGAGCAAGCAGATCCGGGCGCTGGAACGGCAGTTGGGCGTCGAGCTGTTGCGTCGGGACCGGCAGGGCGTGGAGCTGTCCGAGGCCGGCGCGGCGCTGCTGCCGCACGCCCGGCGGGTGCTGGACGCGTGGGCGCGGGGCGCGGCCGTGGTGGAGGAGGCGCGGGCCGTGCAGCGCAGCACGCTGATGGTGGGCATGAGCACCAGCCCCGGCCGCGGCGGCCTGCTGCCCGCGATCCGCTCCCGCTTCACCGCCGCGCACCCCGACACCACGGTACGGCTGCGCCAGGCGAGTTGGGCCGACCCGACCGCAGGCCTGGCGGACGGCGACACGGACGTGGCCTTCGTCTGGCTGCCTCTGCCCGACCAGGACCGCTACGCCTGGGCGGTCGTCGCCGAGGAACCCCGCCTGGTCGCCCTCCCCGAGGCCCACCCCCTCGCGCCCCGCACGGAGATCGACTTCACGGACCTGGCCGACGAGCCCTTCCTCGCCCTCCCCAAGAGCGCGGGCCCGCTACGGGACTACTGGCTCGCCCTGGACGAACGCGCCGGCCGCCCACCCCGCGTCGGCGCGGAGATCGCGAGCACGGAGGAGACGTACGAGGCCCTGGTCGCGGGCCTCGGCGTGTGCCTGGTGGCCGCGGGCAACGTCCCCCTGATCACGCTGGGCGGCGTGGTGACCCGCCCGGTGCGGGGCGTGACACCCAGCCGGTACGTCCTGGCCTGGCGGAGGGAAGACCGCAGACCACTGGTGCGGGGCTACGTGGAGGCGTGCCGACGGGTGACGGAGCGGGAGCGGGAGCACGAGGCGTGA
- the ppgK gene encoding polyphosphate--glucose phosphotransferase, producing the protein MQIFGIDIGGSGIKGAPVDLDKGDLAQERCKVLTPHPATPDGVADGVKQVVDHFGWTGPVGLTFPGVVTGGATIRTAANVDKSWIDTDARALFSERLGGLPVTVVNDADAAGVAEVHFGAGKDRKGTVILLTFGTGIGSAVFIDGVLVPNTELGHLELHGHDAEKRASSKAKEDHELTWEHWAHRVQKYLAHVEMLFSPELIVIGGGVSRKSEKFLHFVEGIKAEIVPAQLQNNAGIVGAAMHAADGSGH; encoded by the coding sequence ATGCAGATCTTCGGCATTGACATCGGTGGATCCGGGATCAAGGGCGCCCCTGTGGACCTGGACAAGGGCGACCTGGCCCAGGAGCGCTGCAAGGTGCTCACTCCGCATCCGGCGACGCCCGACGGAGTGGCCGACGGCGTGAAGCAGGTCGTCGACCACTTCGGCTGGACCGGCCCGGTCGGCCTCACCTTCCCCGGTGTGGTCACCGGCGGAGCCACCATCCGTACGGCGGCGAACGTCGACAAGAGCTGGATCGACACGGACGCGCGCGCGTTGTTCAGCGAGCGGCTGGGCGGCCTCCCGGTGACGGTGGTGAACGACGCGGACGCGGCGGGCGTCGCCGAGGTGCACTTCGGTGCGGGCAAAGACCGCAAGGGCACGGTCATCCTGCTGACCTTCGGCACCGGCATCGGCAGCGCCGTGTTCATCGACGGCGTCCTCGTGCCCAACACCGAGCTGGGCCACCTGGAGCTGCACGGCCACGACGCGGAGAAGCGCGCCTCCAGCAAGGCCAAGGAAGATCACGAGCTGACGTGGGAGCACTGGGCCCACCGCGTGCAGAAGTACCTCGCCCACGTCGAGATGCTGTTCTCGCCCGAGCTGATCGTCATCGGCGGCGGTGTCAGCCGTAAGTCCGAGAAGTTCCTGCACTTCGTCGAGGGCATCAAAGCGGAGATCGTCCCGGCCCAGCTGCAGAACAACGCGGGAATCGTGGGAGCGGCGATGCACGCGGCGGACGGCTCGGGGCACTAG
- a CDS encoding DUF6542 domain-containing protein — protein MEQHRSRPPHNGTHRGTHPLPPQARREGRGGGADGGGRPAAQSPATARPADRPSGVRRPGPPLFEAVRRMPNPRLTGLGSGLFCVAMMFVLGCLDQLMFGASLTLYGLLFLPVCLLTAIWTRKGDLLTAPVVVPIAFAVGLLPVADSGGGLAGRLMGLVTALATQAGWLYGGTLVAGVIATVRKVVLLRRRTDRHRPPTR, from the coding sequence GTGGAGCAACACAGGTCGCGACCCCCGCACAACGGAACGCACCGCGGCACGCACCCGCTGCCGCCACAGGCGAGGCGCGAGGGAAGGGGCGGCGGTGCGGACGGCGGCGGGCGGCCTGCCGCACAGAGTCCCGCGACCGCCCGTCCCGCGGATCGACCGTCGGGGGTACGCAGGCCGGGTCCGCCGCTGTTCGAGGCGGTGCGGCGGATGCCCAATCCTCGGCTGACCGGGTTGGGCAGCGGTCTGTTCTGCGTGGCGATGATGTTCGTGCTCGGGTGCCTCGACCAGCTGATGTTCGGGGCGTCGCTGACCTTGTACGGCCTGCTGTTCCTGCCGGTGTGCCTGCTGACCGCGATCTGGACACGCAAGGGCGACCTGTTGACCGCCCCCGTCGTCGTACCGATCGCCTTCGCGGTGGGCCTGCTCCCCGTCGCCGACAGCGGCGGCGGGCTGGCCGGCCGGCTGATGGGTCTGGTGACCGCGCTGGCCACCCAGGCCGGGTGGCTGTACGGGGGGACGCTGGTCGCGGGTGTGATCGCGACCGTACGGAAGGTGGTCCTGCTGCGCCGCCGGACCGACCGGCACCGTCCCCCCACGCGATGA